GTCTGGATCGATCTCCCAGGGATGAAAATAGACTATGGCAGACCGGCCTTCTGAGTTGAGTTTTTTTATACCCCAGCGGTTATACCAGTAGGGAAATATCCTCAGATAAGCTCCACCTGCCACCGGGAGATTTAAGCCTAAAAGACGCACTGTGGACAAAGGAAACTCCTTCAATTCCTTTCCGTTTTTGAGCTTTAAAATATGCGGGAAACGGGGAGCTGAAGGCATCCCGTATTCCGGATGTCTTATAGGAAAAATGCTGGAGTCGTACCTTATCCCTAACTCGGACAGAACTTCAAAAGCCCAGAGGCATCGAGAATTAATCGAAAAGGAAGGAGCCCTGTAGCCTAAGACCTGTTTGCCGGAAAGTTTTCCTATGATCTCTATGGATTTCTTCACGTCCTCCCTGAATTCTTTTTCGGTCTGGGTGAAGACCAGAGAATGGGAATAGCCGTGCGAGCCGATCTCATGCCCCTTCTGTTGAATGGTTTTTATCGTCTCCGGGAAATGCTCTGCGATCCAGCCCAGGACAAAAAAAGTTGCCTGGACCCCTTGTTGCTCCAGAAGGTCCAGGATCTCGGAGATGTTGAAAGATAACCTCTTCTCACAATAGGACCATCCTTGAGGGGTTATAGCCTCTTTGAGGTTCTCCACCTGAAACCATTCCTCTACATCTATGCTCAGGATATTTTTTATATTCATAGGAAAAATAGAGCTTACTTTCTTTTCCTGGAATAGCCATATTCGTATCCATAATATTTATTGCTGTAATAGTAGGGCAGGACCTCATCCATATTGTTCATTATCACCCCGAGCAGTTTCACCTGGGCATTTCTCAGGATCTCAACTGCTCTTTTCGCCACTTCCACCTGGGTAAACCCGGCTTTCAGCACTAAAATCGCCCCATCCATCAAAGAACCTATGATCAGAGGATCCGATACCGGGATGACTGGAGCGCAGTCAGCAATAACCAGGTTAGAATAGAGTTTTGCCTCTGCTATCACTTCCTGCAAATAAGGGGTATCAATAAGCTCAGCCGGAGTATTAGTTTCCTGGCCACTGGTCATAACCTTTAAATTCTCCAAGGAGGTCGGCTTCAGGCAGTCCAGCAAGTTGAGCTTACCCTGCAAAAGCTCGGAGAGTCCTCTTTCCTGGTTTAAGGAGAAAAGCCGGTGAAGATTGGGTCTTCTTAAATCACAGTCGATCAGGATTACTTTCTTATTATGCCGGTGCGCGATCTCGATCGAAAGTAAACTTGCCAGGGTGCTTTTTCCTTCACCCAGGGCCGGGCTGGTGATCAGCACCGACTTTATCTCCTGGCCGGGCAGGTAGTTCCTTAAATTCGAATAGACCCTTCTGAACTCCGTCGCAACTGGAGATTCGCTCTCATAGAAGCTCAGGATATTTCCGCCGGTTTTTATTCTATCTTCCATAAAAAGGTACCTACACGCTATCTTTAAACTTCCTCTTATTCAATTTCTCCAGGTATTCTATTCGGGGGACAGTCCCTAAAACTTTCAAACCTAAATATTCCTCCACCTCTTCGACTTTCCTGAAGGAATGGTCAAAAAATTCCATCAGAACCACACCCCCGCCTCCTATGACCAGCCCCAGAAGACAACCCAACAGGGTGATTTTTATCCGGTCGGGCTTGACTGGGGAAAGTGGAATGCTGGCTGGCTCTATTACCCTGAACCTGTTCTGCGCCTCTGCCTGCTGAACCTGCTGGGAGATCTGGGAGCCCTGGGACTGGGACACGAACATCTCGTAGATGCTTCTGTAGGTTTCAACGTCCTGCTGCAGGTTTCTCAGGGTCTGCTCCTGATAAGGAGTCCGGGCGAGCCTGTTTTTTATCCCCTCTACTACCTGGTTCAAAACCCGCAGCTTTTCTTTCAAAAAATTCAGGTTTATCTGATTTAAGGAGTAACTCTCCAAAAGGGACAAAACATCTGCACTCACTTTTCCCCTCTGATTCTGGGAGATGACTTTGATTTCCGCCTCGATCTGATCAAGCAGGGATTTGGTCTTCTCGGTTAAAGTGAGGACTTTGGCATCCCTCCATGAATATCTGGTCAAAAGCGGAATATACCCATCCACCGAAGAGAAGAGCTGGCCTTCTAAGCTCTTCAAATTGTCAGAGGCAGTCAGGGACAGGTTTGCAGCCTTCAGACCAGTCAGCTTTCCTTTCAGGAAGTTGTTCTGGTCTTCCAGGTCCTTGATCTCCAGATTAGTGGCATCGATTACCGAGACTATTACCCTCAGATTGGTATCCGAGGCTATGCTCTGGTCAACATCGCTCTTCAGGGTTTTCTCCTTATATTCTCTTAAACGATTCTCCGCCTCCTCTAATTTTTTCTTGTAAATAGCCAGTTGCTCATCCGAGAAATCCAAAGCACCCCTGACTCCTAAAAGGTCGTACCTCAGGCTCTCATCTATGAATATCTGGGCTAAGTTTTTAGCCATCTCTGAACCCAGCTTGGGCTTATCCGAGTAGACAGTTATCTCCACTAAGTTTTCTCCCTTAAACCCCACGCTGATATTCTTTCTCAGCTGGTCTATCAGAATTTTTTCAACCAGTTCCTCTTGGCTTATCTCCGGGAATTTGGACTTGATGCTTTTGGCTTTATTTATCACTCTGGGGTCCTGGTTTAAATTCAGATTATAGATTAGCCTTCTTAAAAACTCGGTAGAGGTTATCTGATTGGTTATAGTGGCCAAGCGCTGCATCCTGTCCTCTGGCCGATTTCCGCCAGGGGTCGTCCCGGGGATCAAATTCTCCAGAGGTCTGGATAAAAGCCGGCTTTCGCTGATCAGAACAGTGGTAGAGGATTTATACTGTCTGGGGAGAAGAAAGCTACCGGCAAAGCTGA
This is a stretch of genomic DNA from Candidatus Zixiibacteriota bacterium. It encodes these proteins:
- a CDS encoding DUF3473 domain-containing protein yields the protein MNIKNILSIDVEEWFQVENLKEAITPQGWSYCEKRLSFNISEILDLLEQQGVQATFFVLGWIAEHFPETIKTIQQKGHEIGSHGYSHSLVFTQTEKEFREDVKKSIEIIGKLSGKQVLGYRAPSFSINSRCLWAFEVLSELGIRYDSSIFPIRHPEYGMPSAPRFPHILKLKNGKELKEFPLSTVRLLGLNLPVAGGAYLRIFPYWYNRWGIKKLNSEGRSAIVYFHPWEIDPDQPREEIGFFKSFRHYTNLDLMKLKIKKLLEEFDFTSFSLSGALDV
- a CDS encoding CpsD/CapB family tyrosine-protein kinase produces the protein MEDRIKTGGNILSFYESESPVATEFRRVYSNLRNYLPGQEIKSVLITSPALGEGKSTLASLLSIEIAHRHNKKVILIDCDLRRPNLHRLFSLNQERGLSELLQGKLNLLDCLKPTSLENLKVMTSGQETNTPAELIDTPYLQEVIAEAKLYSNLVIADCAPVIPVSDPLIIGSLMDGAILVLKAGFTQVEVAKRAVEILRNAQVKLLGVIMNNMDEVLPYYYSNKYYGYEYGYSRKRK
- a CDS encoding Wzz/FepE/Etk N-terminal domain-containing protein codes for the protein MSSSTGKRVDLREYWKVLQRRRLVLIIPFLTVTLVSFAGSFLLPRQYKSSTTVLISESRLLSRPLENLIPGTTPGGNRPEDRMQRLATITNQITSTEFLRRLIYNLNLNQDPRVINKAKSIKSKFPEISQEELVEKILIDQLRKNISVGFKGENLVEITVYSDKPKLGSEMAKNLAQIFIDESLRYDLLGVRGALDFSDEQLAIYKKKLEEAENRLREYKEKTLKSDVDQSIASDTNLRVIVSVIDATNLEIKDLEDQNNFLKGKLTGLKAANLSLTASDNLKSLEGQLFSSVDGYIPLLTRYSWRDAKVLTLTEKTKSLLDQIEAEIKVISQNQRGKVSADVLSLLESYSLNQINLNFLKEKLRVLNQVVEGIKNRLARTPYQEQTLRNLQQDVETYRSIYEMFVSQSQGSQISQQVQQAEAQNRFRVIEPASIPLSPVKPDRIKITLLGCLLGLVIGGGGVVLMEFFDHSFRKVEEVEEYLGLKVLGTVPRIEYLEKLNKRKFKDSV